The following nucleotide sequence is from Methanolinea sp..
CGATTCAATCCGTGCCCTCCAGGGAGGCGTGATCCTCTGGGCGCGGCTGGGGCTCCTCGTTTCTATGGCGGCCGTGGTGATCGCCGTGAGCGTCTACCGTTTCAGGAAGGTGACGCTCTGATACCTGGTAAGCCGGGAAGAACCGGCGGGACCGGAAGAACGGGCAGGAAGGAGGTCTCCGGTAATCGGGCAGCGGGGCATTTCCGGTACCTTTCCTTCCGGTATGCCCTGAGCGGGTGCTCCTTTTCCTGCCCTTCTCCTAAAAAACCCCGCAAAGACCGGCGATCTCCTGTACGGTGATCGATTGAAGCGCTCCCGGGCCGAGGTCGCTCAGGTGGTAATAGTGACCTCCTGCTGCATCGGCGATCTCCCGGCAGAACCCGAGCCGGAGCTGCACGAACGACCCGGCCCGTTCTTCGGTATCGATCACCACCAGGTGGATGCCGTACTCGCGGACCCGCCCGGAAACGGCGAGCACCTCCTCCCGGACAGCCCCGTTCAGGGAGACGTTTGCCCTTCCGTCGGATATGAGAACCATGACCGGGATGACCTCCCGGTTCTTCTGCCGTTCGCGGAGCAGGGTCTCAATCCCCCTTAAGAGGCCCTGGGCAAGCGGAGTCTTTCCACCGGTTGGCAGGTCAGCGAGGCATTTCCTGGCAAGGTCGACGCTGGCACAAAGAGGCAATACCAACTCGGCCGCGTCACCCCGGAAGGCGATCATGCCGATCCGATCCCTCTTCTGGTAGGAATCGAGGAGGAGGGAGAGTACCGCTCCCTTGGCCGCCTCCATCCTCCGGTGAGCCCCCATTGAGCCACTGGCGTCGACCACGAACAGGCAGGAGGCCGAGACTTTCCCCACCCTGACCTTCTCCCGGATATCCTGGTCCCTGACCACCAGGACGCAGGAGGAGTGTTCCCGGGATGCCTGGCAGGGGGCGGCAGCCCGGATGGTGGCATCGAGGGCGAGGTCGAATTCACCGGACGGGATCCGGGAAGAGATGTAGGTGCCTTTCGGGCCGGAAGAGAGGCTCTCAACCCGTCTCCCGGTAAGGTTCTTTCTCTTCTCACGATCTCTTCCCCGGAATGGCCGGATCGTCCCCGTTTCGACGGGATCCCCGATGGAAAAGACCCGCTCCCGGGCTGATCCCGGAGCGGATTTGCCAGTGCCCCCGCCACTACCCTTCTGTGGCTCCTCCTGTTCCTGTCGGGGTTCCTGCGTTTCTTCCCGGCTCTCGGGATCCGCTGCGGGCTGCTCCTGCCGTGATTCTTCCGCCCTCTTCAGGGCCTCATCGAGCTGGTCGGGATCCAGCCTTGGTTCCTCGAACGGTTTCCTGCGCATCCTGTGGGGGAGGGCGAGCTCCATGGCCTCGCGTACATCGCTATCATTGACCTGCCGCCGCCCAGAGAAGGCAGCAATGGTCTTTGCGGTCCGGACGATGGTGATCTCGGCCCGGTGGGTAGCGATGCCCATCTCCACGCAGGTGGCAACGATGGTCTCCAGGAGACCTTCCGGGAGCGTGACCTCAGGGAGGATGACCTGCGCGGCCTTTATCTTTCGCCGCAACTCCTCCTGGACCGGTTCCAGCGCCGCTGAAAATCCGACCGGGTCGCGGTCGAACTGCTCGGCCGCACGGACTACTTCCATCCGCTGCCGGGGGTCGGAGAGGGCTTCCACCGCCACCTGGAGGCCGAACCGGTCCAGGAGCTGGGGACGGATCTCACCTTCCTCGGGGTTCATGGTGCCGATCAGGATGAACCGGGCAGGGTGGGCAAAGGAGATCCCTTC
It contains:
- a CDS encoding putative cobaltochelatase, with the protein product MAVRNRRILLPFSAIVGQDRMKRALLLNAINPRIGGVLIRGEKGTAKSTAVRALAELLPAIRVVKDCPFSCNPDDERELCENCLEKQDAGEVPGVAERPVRVVDLPLGVTEDRLIGTIDIEQAIKEGRKVIEPGILAAVNRGVLYIDEVNLLDDHIADVLLDSAALGVNVVEREGISFAHPARFILIGTMNPEEGEIRPQLLDRFGLQVAVEALSDPRQRMEVVRAAEQFDRDPVGFSAALEPVQEELRRKIKAAQVILPEVTLPEGLLETIVATCVEMGIATHRAEITIVRTAKTIAAFSGRRQVNDSDVREAMELALPHRMRRKPFEEPRLDPDQLDEALKRAEESRQEQPAADPESREETQEPRQEQEEPQKGSGGGTGKSAPGSARERVFSIGDPVETGTIRPFRGRDREKRKNLTGRRVESLSSGPKGTYISSRIPSGEFDLALDATIRAAAPCQASREHSSCVLVVRDQDIREKVRVGKVSASCLFVVDASGSMGAHRRMEAAKGAVLSLLLDSYQKRDRIGMIAFRGDAAELVLPLCASVDLARKCLADLPTGGKTPLAQGLLRGIETLLRERQKNREVIPVMVLISDGRANVSLNGAVREEVLAVSGRVREYGIHLVVIDTEERAGSFVQLRLGFCREIADAAGGHYYHLSDLGPGALQSITVQEIAGLCGVF